A segment of the Ictalurus punctatus breed USDA103 chromosome 24, Coco_2.0, whole genome shotgun sequence genome:
gcctaaattttatttttaaaaaaaattcaatcatAGTAATTATTACAACTTGTCTACATTACCGTAATGTATGTCATATAGTATTGAATTCATAACACTTATTCACACCTGACACAAATAACCCATTATGATAGAAATAACCTGAAGTGTTATATAACCTGTTTTGTTTAGATTGAAGTAAGGGTCTAATTTTCCAATATCAGTGAAAACATAGTTTCAGCCGCATCTAAGTCAAATAAAGACTATACCTAACTGAACACATAGGTGCTTGTAACAGTCATACAGTATAGAGTATTTAAAATGTACTAGTACagtaaaatatcaatcagtTCTGCGAGGAGACATTTTAATAATCAGGTGATATGTTGGACTCTAATGTTTATAGTTATGATTCAGTGTTCTGAATTTGGAGGTTTCAGAATTGCATTTTGATTTTTGGCATCTGTAAAATGACTGTAATACAGTTTGCATGGAATGTGGAATCAGGAATGTCTGAGTACTTACAGAGATAGACAGTGTGCTGCAGTCAGGATCCATCTGTTGGCAATGATGGAACCACCacagatgtgtttttttctcctttgcAGGCTAACCTGCCAGGGCCAGCTACCTGTTGAGGCATCAGATCCTCCGAAAATCCTAGCCTTAttatcatcagattttccacagTTTGCAGTTCCTtcaaaacgaacaaacaaacacacacataaacaaatacaatttaatCAACTTCAATATGTCTTTGATTTTAAATGTTaaggttaagatgttggactactgatcagaatgtcatgagttcaaatcccagcactaccacTGTTAGACCCTTGaaaaggcccttaaccctcagctcctcagttgtataaatgggATAAATGTAGGCCACTCTGGATTAGGGtctctgccaaatgccgtaaatgcaaataaataaataatgtgaatTCAGGTATATTGGAAATCAAGTAAATTGAGACAGTTAAAAttaggaatttttatttttctggcctaaaaagtgaaagtaaaaactTTTGATACTTAGTCCTTGAAGTGGAACCAATGAATAGAAATAACAGGATATAATTCATGTGACATCATATAAGGCGGTGTATTCAGCATCAAACAGGAAGCAGACCCCAAAAGTGTTGACTGAGGAAAGATGACTTGGTTTGGttagatttttttcataaaGTTATAAAATTTATGATGCATATAtttatgatgcatatatacaaaataagtgaaaatttaattagatttacatttaatatctaAATTTAAAGTGAGAGAATTTAGcttattgttataaataaatgtgtcaaATTAGAAAAAGATTATTAAtagaataaaacaatttaaagttTGAAATTAGAACAAATGtatagaaataggtttaataacgTTATATTTGGAGATAAATTTGAAagtattcaaaatattttcacttgctaataTGTAATGTTTTTCCAGTAAAGCTATAATTGCCACCAAAGCAACATTGttgttcatttgtgtttattttttaaaatatgtttgttaaTGCTCATGAATACatacttttattatatatatatatatatatatatatatatatatatatatattattttttttattataagttGCAAGTAAAAATAATTTCTGTGTGTAAATTGATTCCCACGTTACATTCTGTACCTGTATCTAGACCTCATTCTTTAGAGGGACTTTAAGATTATGTAACATTGTTCTCTAATATTGATTAATCTCCTTTCAGAATTTTAAGATAATTTCTAGGGAATTtaactaaatgtaaatatgatttCATATTATGCATTAATAACACATTATGTTGCCAGTCCTTTCACCAGCCAGACAAATTCTTTTATTTGTATGCAGTGGTAGGATGGAATTGTTTCCATACATCATTATGGGTTTTTTAGTCCTGAAGCGCCACAGACAGACCTGCAGTGTACAATGGCACATAACACAAGCTGCATTTTCTGACCAAATCATATTAATTAAAAAGGCCTATTTTAACTTTGATAAACTTCTCTGGTTGCCCCTATAATGGCTCGACTCGTCTATGTTTGACCTTGTTTAATACACCTTATGTTACCCATAAAAATCAGGgatacattcatacattttaaatctatattctgaattgatatatttctgtaaagctgttttgggacaatgtccattgttaaaagtgctatacaaataaactgaactgaattgaattgaattagcAAATTAACAACTCCTTCCTGGGCTGAAAATGGCATGGAAATCTCACTGTGGAAATTTTTGCAGTGGGGTGGTGGATTGGCAAAGGGACTACAGCCAGAATTGGtcattaattatatttattgtaaaggagaaaaagaaacagatttAGGAATAGTTGATTTAGGCATTGACACCTTAATACATTTCAGCCATGTAATCGAGCAAAACATCTCACTGGCAGTCCTGAGATTTGAACCCACACTCTTCTGATAAACTGCACAAACCCTTAATTTCTGAGCTATCACTACATCTAAAGTCGATACATCCATTCTTCAACTGGTAAAATGTCTAAAACCATTACTTGCATAATTTGCAGCAGAAGGAAATTTTGCAAAGTCACTTGCATTTTATGTAATTTCCTGTCAAAATATGAGAAAATTAACATAAatcattttatccatttttgtACACCTTAAACCAACAAACCGAGGTTGGCAGTATATTCATCTTCACCAGTATTACAGTTCCTCAGCGAGAAGCCAGATATCACACCGTGCATATACACAACCTTTTCAGGTCTGGGCAAAATCATGACCTGCTTCACGTAGCATCTATGCCTGGAATAAAGAAAATACTTAAAATGCATGTATACAAACAGACCAGCACATATAGTGTTACTTGAAATTTTGTGGTGATgatgtttaggtcatatttatgcagatacatAGAAAATCCACAAACTTTCGAGCAGCAATGTAGATAAATCAGTCATTTTTCCTAAATTGGTAGGTTATATTAAGATTTTCAATTTGATCTTGAGCTACCAGGTTATTGTTTTCAACTGAGCTTTTTAATCACATTACATTAAAGATATTATATATGTACCTGTAGTCTCTGTCATGGAAAGATGATAGGGCATAAGTGTAAAATTGGCAGTATGGGTCTGCTGTGCATATTTCTCTACAGGCTTCAGATGTGTCCGTTATAAAATGACGGTTATCATAGGCAAAGAAGTCGATATTTTCATAGCGTGTTGTTGCCCAAACTAGGGGAGAAAAAAGGATCAATTTCAAAATGACACAGAGCAAAGAGTAAGTAGACCTACATGCTCAAGtagaaaaaaatcaaaccaaACCGTTTGACAGTTTGCAGTTTTTTGTTGGAAATCCAGaataactttcttttactttagCAGGCACCAGCTGGCTTACATCTTGCTTATACTTCAGGAAGCAACGCATATTGTACCTGTCAGgaaaatcagttttaaaatatttaggACATAAAAGGGAGTTGTTGGAAACTCAGAAGTGAAGCCCAGGAGATTTGGGTTAAGCTTCAGCAGGATTCTTTATGGTAGAACATCAGGAGCATCAGTCTGCAGGTCAGTACATGCTGTCTTGCACTACAGTCATCAAGTCTAAAACAATGAGTTATACATTGTAGTTTTAAAGATATTTAGCAGGCTGTCCTTTCATGAGAAGACAAAGCACTCAGTTGATGACTGTAGGAAGTAAGCAGTTGTAGGAACCCTTCCCAGACCCTGAAGTTTCACCAGCCCGTAAGCCAATCAGCATTATATTTACCAATCAGCCATTATATTTACGTTTGACTCAGACAATGATTAAATCATGAACGACGGTCGTCAATTCAGTGACTGGGACAGAGGCACCAAGAGCCAACACATACCAAAGGTGATAActtttaaagttaaaataaagtttCTGGAACTCAAGGTATCAGTCCTTTTCCTGTCCCTCTTCTTTTCATTAGTTAAATGCTATCCTTGGGTCCCAGATACTTTCCTTATTCTTTTCACTCCCCCCACTAGACCATATGGTATTTACAGTATCATATATAGAATAATAAATGATATGCCcacaatataattataatttaaaacCAGTTTCCTAATACATGGTCCAAAGTCATGAGCTTATAAATCCATTGATCTTGTCATTCACATtgatggaataataataataaacccttTCCTGTAGTATCAAAACCTTTGACTCCTTCCTTAACTCCTTATTTAATCTCTGAAAATGTATCCAGTGTGTTTTGAACAAAAAGAAGTCCAAGGCCCGATTGAAAGCACCGAAGTGAGATTTTAGCACAcaaatttaaatgattattcTCTGAGGTGTAGAGGACAGGTTGACTGAGTGATCAATGATGAAGAACAAAAGAGCCAGACATACtaacagagacagagatgatGGGTATCAAGCGTCATGTATTAACTCCTAACCAGTTAGTAGTAATTTTCTTTTTACCTTAatttaatcttattttgttactttttgctttaatgtacTATTTGCACCATATTAACTGTTCCATAACATTTGACAAGGACAAATAAAGGCTGTTTGGATGCAGTTAGTTTTGGCACTTACCAGGTATTGCTGATAGAATATTTtgaagatgaatatgaaaaatGGGTGCAGCGGGGATGTGTGCTACACAGAAACTGACAGTGTTGAGGTGAAGCAGCAAGGACATTCTCAAAGTCATTTCCCGGGTAATCTCTGTCGATGAGGATCTCCTCATTACATTCTAAAGAAAGGATAATGATTACTAAAATTctgaaattaatttaaacaattattgAATTATATATCAACATATACCATGAGAGATATTGTTTACCTTTTTCAGTTCCCTTAGCCTTATACAATGAATCTGAAAAACCTGATGTAACACCAGGTGTGTTACGGATTTCTGGTGGTATTGGAACTGTCCAACTGTACTTTAGAAAGCATTTTTTCCTGCACAGACATCAGCAATTTTAACTAGTAAAAATGCACCAGGATACACACTGTGTGCCTTATTCAGAGTTGCGTTAAGTGCATGTAGTTAAGAGTACTTCGATTCTGACCTTGATCAAAATTTCTTGTACAATATCCACTCAGTAGCTTATTGATGGGAATTTCAACAAAGGGAGTTGGCTCAATAAAAGCTGACTCAGCTCCCAAGTGGCTCCTTGCCCTTTTTCTCTAAACAGTTTGCAAtaagcgtttttttttgttgttgttgtttttcttttctttgactAACTATGACTAAACTTGTTGCAAGCTTTACCttataattaacaaaataacattattatctCAGGGCACTACCACTCAGGACACAAGCTGTACAAAATCCAACGTCAGAATTTTAGATATGGATAACATTCCCCACTGAATTTAGAAGTTTTGCACTTAAGTCACCAGCTCTGAATATGGCCTAGTGATTTTAAAACAATACTTTCTTTTACCTTGTGTTTGCATCTGGAAAGTTCTCtgttgtgaaagaaaaaaacttgcAGTCTGGATCACTGGTGCATTTTTTCTGACAGTCATCAGAAGTATTTAAGGGCAAATTGAGATAGTCTGATCCTGGGAAATCTATGTCCTGATATATAGATGACAGACAGGCATCTGAGGAGAtaaaaaaatgatttgatttttaaattctttgtaTTAAAGCCACATATGAGATTTTACAAGTAACATAGGGGCCTTGTTAGCTCTGATTTACAATACAAAAGACCTTCTGTGTACAAAAATATTGTTGAgaagaattttaagaaaaatgttAAGACTTGCTTTTTTTGTACTCTGAGCTGAGTGAGAAGCCAGACGTCACACCCCTCAAGTCTACAACCAGAGACGGCATTCCGGAGGCTGTGTGCTTCAGGTAGCAGTAAAATTTCCTTTAATGGTAAGCATTTGAGACTcaagtacatttacatataaatctGAAGCAATTACTACATTGTCTGGTTTAATTTAGAACCCACATTAACACCAtgcagattattttttttaatgtattacaTGATGCATATTACATGATAGCTGTTGCTCATAGAAGGTCATCCTAAAGTTACTtccattttgtctttttgtaATCCAAAAGACAAAATGTAACCTTAATACTTTACAGTTCTATCTGTATCTAAGATATGGTACATCAGCGTTTGGACATCCAGCTTGCAAAACAATGAAGTActgaaatttatattttttgctCATATTACATTATGGAACATGTGAGACATTTACTGTAGAAAGTGGATTTTGGAACAGTGGTGAAATACACACTAAAAGTTATTCTGTAAAATCAAATGTTGTTTGCTTTTATGAAGTTCTATCTGGCTGTTCTGAATTGATCTCCTAATACAATGTGTTGCAATGAGTTTTAGTCCAACCttgttccatttttttttaaaggtagaAACGTCATACATTTTCAAAGATAAATTGGAGCCATGCTCATAACGACTGTTTATAAATGACTGGATATTTAGTGAAATTAAATAGTCTAACCTGTTGTCTTTGCTCCAATCAGCTCGGAGAAATGTGAAGAATAAACAGGAATGGTGTTGTGTGCAGGCGAGCTGACAGTGCTGGGCATCTGGGGAGTAAATCTGCAGAATGTCATCTCCAGGAAAGTCCAAATCCACCTTCAGCTCTTGGACTGCAGAAAACCCAACAATGCAGAATATTTGCacaatttatttgtaattaCATAATAATACAGAAGTTATCATGTTAAAATAAGTACCGCCCAGTTTAATCCATCAGCTCCATAAACTAAAAAAACATTAGAGCACTGAACAATGCGCAATATTCAAGATAAATCACTTTTGTATTTTGCAGTATTAAATGACTAATGTTTGATATAATTAATAAACCTTTACTAATAAACCTACCTTTACTGAAGGACTCTGGGAAAACAGACAACAGCAATATCAACAAATACACTCCCATCTTTTCCTGAAATGCATTCACTGCATCTGCTTTATACAGAATGAGCCACAGTTAAGCTGGTGTTCATACAAAGTTCAAAGTACCATGCAAAAATAAGTACGCTACTCACTGTTTGGTAACAGAAGTCAAtgaactaataataattaacccTTAAACACATACCTCGGGTCATTAGTGACCCAGGACGACATGCAGTACCCTCCCCCTTGttcattttttcacattagACATCCATCTTCTTAGTATTCCTCAATATATTTATCATCAACAATATAACaagaaacaaatataaaattgtCAAATAATATCTGTTTTATAATTCATTTCAAAAAGTTTAGCGTTGCTACTGACCCGAGGTATATAATAGTGTAAGGATATATTTCTACACACtctaaaaaatgctgggttatttttttctacccaaacgcTGGGTTGAGACTTATGGGTCATTTAATTAGATTATTTTCTCAatcttgggtagttttgtgcAACCCAACCGTTGAGTTAATGGCTGGGTCGTTTTCACTGACATTTGAATCAGTGCACCCCTTCCCCACCCCGACAcatcagcccagctccttgggtcaaattTACTCAACGTGGACTGTTTGAATTcacctcaggtggaggtagcaGTTTTTGAGGCgaggaaaccaaatgaccacAGGTAAGTTAGTGTTCATCACTACTTAGAGTTAacgctgctgaaaatgcctggccgagtttgtgatatttagacagggagctctcgaaaacgtattcattggaaaacagtaactcagcaaGTGATATTTAACTTTACCTATTGTGATGGATTCAAAAGTAAACAccatgtactgcttcctcagtgttggtgTTACACTACTACTGTCATGTGgttatgttggctgtgaaatatggactgaggttattctataattctctgggtctgcatcttatctgaggttctgagagttagggttagctagctggatgctgtTACCAATCccagtagggatgagtgatgctcacctgagttgataacattactttagcatacagctcgtggtaatgttagacattccTGTTCCCTTTTTTAAAGTTAACGATAGCGTAGCATTACAGCTGTTCAACATGATGTAATcagagagtgggttaacgtTAACAACATTTAGTAAGTGTTTTGGACGAGGCAAGCTgcagtaattagcattaggaggatgggttagagccgtgtttcttcatgtattcagtgaatgttaatgctggttaacaggtgcagacagtcagtggctaacagaacttagctagctcagtaatgtcgaggccaaaagttcttcacaaggttaacgtgacagaaagagaggatgGGGTTTAGGTTGTAATTTTTTCCACTATCTATGTAATGTTGACTGAATTAATTAGGCCCAAAAAATGGGCGGTGAGTggctaaaggctggaaaataaatattatctagtcagctagattttcctggtgagactacagcgccattttgttcatcaggagagtggaggtcacatttccaaaattacacaatttgggattctgtaacgcaatttctcagttaatttgttgtccatattttgtagctaacaactCACCAACaatctttttcctcttttacagcttttcaaatggaagggagtgggactcttatcttcccagatggcagggagatttgtaagaagatgcataATTATAATGATTTGTATAAATGTCatctgaatttcatgcaattgtttgtttattttctttgcattttaGAAGAAATTTTAGCATATAAATAAActgcattttaggataattgtagggaaaaaaggataaacaacacatctctgttatttgtgtgttatttttttaaacacatctttGCGTGTCATGTCATGGCAAATGCACAAcaccatttcccagaatgcactgcaaactacaaacatggctaatGCCTACAACTcccaaaactacacacagacacctCACCTTCTCCTGAATTCTAATTAGAGACACCTGCTGCCAATTGCACCTTCACCCACACCACTCCTTTATAGAGACTGTTTACACACAATGTCTTTGTGAAATATACGCTCAGTTGACTAGCTCGTTGTTTATACCAAGCCTTGatatcatgtttgtttttctggtttTCATTTTGTTCTCATTTTTTGGGTTGGGTTGCTAATTTTAATTTCGGGATTGGATCATTCGATCATCGAATGATCCAATCCAACTTGGATCATCAAGTTGGGTTGctaattttaacccagcaaatgggtGTTTTTGAACCCAATGGATGGTTTCAAAAACacccatttgctgggttaaaattagCAACtcaacttgatgggttagtttaacTCAAAAtatgttctgtcctatatttaccctgctgttgggctaaaaataacccaatttgtgttgtttttaacccagtgttttttagagtCGCAAAAATATTGAATCTCTCATGGCTCAATAAGAGCAATTCACTTTTATTCCTGAAGGTGGGAATGTTTGGTAAACtatgatgatgtaatgtgtcAACCATAAAAGAAGACATAAAAGAAACGTTACAAAACTTGACATGGCTCGTATCGAATGATCCAATCCCGAATATGAGCCAGATGCTGAATTTACCGGGTGAAGCACAGAAGGTGCGACATTTGTCTATCATAATATTGcttaaaaatattgtttttagccATGAAAATTATACATAATCAAATTAATTGACTTTAATTACGAAAAGATTAAATATTGTCatgattttaattttgttatggtgacTGAAACAATTGAATGAAAATGCTACAATGCTTTCACTATTGTAGCGTGTGAATAATTAGTGTGCAATTTTAACGGTGTACAAAGAGATTCATCCATGCTAGATAGACCACAATATGTAATGATTGGTGAATCATTATCTTCTAAAAACACAATACCTTTAAAATGATCCACAGTTGATTACCATACATGAacttaaaaagatttatttttgtgttcacCATCAAGCATTAATAGATAATCAGCTTTTTAATATGGATCAGAGTGAATGTAACAGATTTATATTCAGCTGAAAGGATGTTCCTCACTAAATGCAAGAGGGCATTAGATTCAATTGCTATTCGATAATAGCAGTTTACACGTTTATACagtgcagtttttattttctctttgttttcatttctctcaCCTTACACATCTTTATGGTATTATCTTTAtgaaacaaagggaaaaaacatGTGACGATTACAAATCAGCACTCTGCAATTGATGGGTATAATGATGTGCTGTGAAATGCTTTTATTAGTCAAGAATGAATGTTCCAAACAACAGTAAGAATACTGCAGGGCAAAGTCTAGTGGCTTTGTGAAACAAGACAATACTTAAGACAGTGCTTAGATATTGGCTTGAGATTATGAAAGCACTTTTTGGCTGGA
Coding sequences within it:
- the LOC108257413 gene encoding plasma kallikrein is translated as MGVYLLILLLSVFPESFSKVQELKVDLDFPGDDILQIYSPDAQHCQLACTQHHSCLFFTFLRADWSKDNRKFYCYLKHTASGMPSLVVDLRGVTSGFSLSSEYKKNACLSSIYQDIDFPGSDYLNLPLNTSDDCQKKCTSDPDCKFFSFTTENFPDANTRKKCFLKYSWTVPIPPEIRNTPGVTSGFSDSLYKAKGTEKECNEEILIDRDYPGNDFENVLAASPQHCQFLCSTHPRCTHFSYSSSKYSISNTWYNMRCFLKYKQDVSQLVPAKVKESYSGFPTKNCKLSNVWATTRYENIDFFAYDNRHFITDTSEACREICTADPYCQFYTYALSSFHDRDYRHRCYVKQVMILPRPEKVVYMHGVISGFSLRNCNTGEDEYTANLGTANCGKSDDNKARIFGGSDASTGSWPWQVSLQRRKKHICGGSIIANRWILTAAHCLSLPYTQFSVRVGLTKLSEAGTEYEWENIITHPNYSTSSFQNDIALIKLKKTITFNNIVRPVCLMEAGKEARFLEEKCTVTGWGRLNSGSFPDILQEAQVPLMSSEVCAKVLSKEDLEPYKVLSSNLCAGYPEGEIDTCDGDSGGPLVCKDGSTWYLTGLTSWGVDCARPNIPGVYTRVSYYIPWIRSVIANA